In Halosimplex halophilum, the genomic stretch CTCGGCGAGGATCATGTCGACCCGGCGGTGCTCGGCGAAGTTGACGATCGCGTGTTTGGTGTCGTGGCTGACGATCTCGCCCACGTCGACGTCGACGTCGAGGTCGACCGCGAGGTCGTCGGTCCGGTCCTCGAAGCGGACCTCCGCGGGCGACTGGGTCTCGACGGCGGTCTCCAGGGGCGCCTGGTCGGGCACCTCCTCGAACCAGACGACGACCACCCGGCCGTCGTGGGGCCGGACGATGTCGGCGGCCATCCGCAGCAGCGCCGCCTCGCGCTCGCGGCTCACCTCGCTGGTGAGCGCGACCAGCACCTCGTAGGTCTCGCCGGTGATGGCGTCCTCGGTCTCGGCGAGGAGGTCCTCGCCGACCCGGCGCCGGACCACGTCCGTCGCCGCGCCCTCGCGCTGGATGCGCGGGCGGGCGTAGGCGACGTACCACGCGACGCTGCCCACCGTGATGACGACCGCCCCCAGGATCGCCGTCCCGCCCATCTGCGTGATGAGGACGACCCCGCCGAGGACGCCGAACGCCTGCGTCCAGGGGTACAGCGGCGACTCGAAGCTGGGGTCGTACTCCATCTCGCCCTTCCGGAAGGCGACGATAGTGAGGTTGATCAGGATGAACACGAGGATCTGGAAGGCGCTGGCGAGCTTGGCGATCTCGCGGATCGGGACGAAGGCGATGAGCGCGAGCAGGACCCCGCCGGTCAGCGTGATCGAGGTCGCCGGGGTCCCGAAGCGCTCGCTGACGGCGGCCAGCGACTCGGGGACGAGCCCGTCGCGAGCCATCGCGAAGGGGTACCGCGACGACGAGAGGATGCCGGCGTTGGCCGTCGAGACCAGGGCGAGGACGGCCGCGAGGACGACCGCGCCGACGCCGAGCGTCCCGACGGTCGCCCGGGCGGCGTCGGCGACGGGGACCGCCGAGTCGGCGACGACGCCGGCGTCGGTCACGCCGACCATGATCGCGACGATCAGCACGTACAGCAGCGTCGTGAACCCGAGCGACCCCAGGATCCCCAGCGGGATGTTCCGGTCGGGGTCCTCGACCTCCTCGGCGATGCTGGCGACCTTCGTCACGCCGGCGTAGGAGACGAACACGAGCCCGGTCGCGGCCAGCAGCCCGCCCGCCCCGCCCGTGAAGAACGGCTCGAAGTTCGTCTGCTGGACGCTGGCGGCGCTCCCGACGACGAACCACGACAGCGCCGCGAGCATGGCGACGACGATGACCACCTGCAGGCGGCCGGTCTGTTTCGCCCCGAGGAGGTTGACGAGGATGAGCACGGCCGCGAGCGCCAGCGCGACCGGCTTGACCGGCAGGTCGAAGGCGATCAGCAGGTAGGGGACGCCGCCGACCAGCGCCAGCCCGCCCTTGAACGCCAGGGAGAACCACGTCCCGACGCCGGCGACCGTCCCGAGCAGCGGCCCCATCCCGCGCTCGATGTAGATGTACGTGCCGCCGGCCTCGGGCATGGCGGTCGCCATCTCCGACTTCGAGAGGGCGGCCGGCAACACGAGCACGCCCGCCAGCAGGTACGCCAGCACGACCGACGGTCCCGCGGTCTCCAGCGCCAGCGCCGGGAGGATGAAGATGCCGCTTCCGATCATCGCGCCGATGCTGATCGCGAGGACCGTCGGGAGGCCCAGGTCCCGTTCCAGCGACTTCATCTGGCCGAGATCCCGCCCGAGGAAACCCCTCGTCGCAGTTCGCCCGCGACCGACGGACCGAGCGGTCCGCCGGATCCGAACGCGGGGCGCCGACACCGGTGGCCGAACGCGCCTGAGTCGTGACTGGTGACGACGGTCACTGTGTTCTCGGCTAGCCGCAGCGGGCCTATCACGATAAACGTACGGATCGACGCCAGCGCGACTTTTCTCGCTCGTCCTGCGCCCGGCCGACCGGTCGCGGTCCTGTAGCTCGACCGACCGGTCGCGGTCCTACAGCCCGACCGACCAGTCGTGGTCGCACTCGGGGCAAGTGAACGAGACCTCGATCCCCGAGCCGCGGTCGTGGCTCCTGCCGGTGCGCTCGCCCTCGCTCTCCCCGCAGTTCGGACAGAGCGCGTTCATCAGTTCGGGGCGTTCGCGGGGGGCTCGTCCCGTCCGCTCCGCGCGGGCGCGGACGGCGCGCGGTCGGGTCGGTCGCCGGGGGACCGGTCGCGGCCACCGTTCGCAGCCGCGTCGCGGCGCGTCCGAACCGCGGGTTCGACCGTCACTCGGACACGGCCCGGACGGCCTCGACGCGGTTAGTCGCCGGGTTGTAGTCGACCACGTCGAGGTCGTCCATCCGCGGCAGGTGGACGTGGTGCAGCGAGACCGCGAACCGGTCGGTCGCCGCGTGCGGGTCCCCGCCTTCGCGTGCCGCCACCGCCGCCGCGAGGTCGTCGAGCGCGATTGGCGCGCCCCGTTCGGTGAGAACGGCGAGCACCGTCCGCCGCCGCTCGGCGGCCAGGAGGTCGTAGCGCTCGTCCGCGCTGAGGTCGATGACGGTCCGGCCGTCGTCGTGCGATGTTGTCTGAGACATTGGTTGGATCCGTCGGACGTACTTCTACCGATTACCCCTGCCGGGGTAAGGGATCGCTAGAAGTG encodes the following:
- a CDS encoding amino acid permease; its protein translation is MKSLERDLGLPTVLAISIGAMIGSGIFILPALALETAGPSVVLAYLLAGVLVLPAALSKSEMATAMPEAGGTYIYIERGMGPLLGTVAGVGTWFSLAFKGGLALVGGVPYLLIAFDLPVKPVALALAAVLILVNLLGAKQTGRLQVVIVVAMLAALSWFVVGSAASVQQTNFEPFFTGGAGGLLAATGLVFVSYAGVTKVASIAEEVEDPDRNIPLGILGSLGFTTLLYVLIVAIMVGVTDAGVVADSAVPVADAARATVGTLGVGAVVLAAVLALVSTANAGILSSSRYPFAMARDGLVPESLAAVSERFGTPATSITLTGGVLLALIAFVPIREIAKLASAFQILVFILINLTIVAFRKGEMEYDPSFESPLYPWTQAFGVLGGVVLITQMGGTAILGAVVITVGSVAWYVAYARPRIQREGAATDVVRRRVGEDLLAETEDAITGETYEVLVALTSEVSREREAALLRMAADIVRPHDGRVVVVWFEEVPDQAPLETAVETQSPAEVRFEDRTDDLAVDLDVDVDVGEIVSHDTKHAIVNFAEHRRVDMILAEHERLRLRSRLVGDPIDWVVRHAPTDVLLVDNRGYDRPRTVELASDGGPFNPDQVAVTEAIASQNGSEVLLRDAGAGDGPDQRERTLGEFRDRFADLLSVPVSWSPAEGAADGSSAPDLRIRRGADHRLRGALFDRESSRPPTCTEITVYPHESSQPGLVRRLLERVIF
- a CDS encoding DUF7344 domain-containing protein, encoding MSQTTSHDDGRTVIDLSADERYDLLAAERRRTVLAVLTERGAPIALDDLAAAVAAREGGDPHAATDRFAVSLHHVHLPRMDDLDVVDYNPATNRVEAVRAVSE